The following proteins are encoded in a genomic region of Synechococcus sp. ROS8604:
- a CDS encoding ATP-binding protein encodes MAIVAFTESIAASFACNSYACVNTTDYSVFPEELCSLETYKELLPDKTYDLITLCSPLGLKASSTGQIKIRHANASWNQLYEALPSLSPEGVCLSIVEPNFFNCHGNDEFREYLNSLGFFIKAVFRLPKDALAQTLIRPIVLLVSRKQSENIFVSEIIHQEQAREIVSRLKKGNQGASLSEGVLVRNSQFTGIDYLSATLKINSLQSQYKTYTTSTIGELSIEINTCKPGCNFTEIENAIYLSAGSLKVITSFAELPDNHRFITQIVFKDFVRCEYIKCFLETEYGRLILESASSGSAVKTLRRSALDSLLVPEPSIEEQETIIKSSEVLQRLTKAIKEFEQDLAVNPKNARDIIGHATNMLAQIGKITLAEHVRDLIRSGESRQVEFKQTLSWDVRKGEKSKEIEKSTLKNIVAFMNSAGGTLLIGVHDNGDILGIDEEVNRIRQGSLDKFMLHLNNLISSRIGEQFYPFISIEIATLDEKRILCINCKSSQEPSYLDENDFYIKTHPATALLQGSKLIDYVRNHF; translated from the coding sequence ATGGCAATCGTGGCCTTTACGGAGTCAATTGCAGCTTCATTTGCTTGTAATAGCTATGCTTGTGTTAATACCACAGACTATTCTGTATTTCCTGAGGAGCTCTGTTCTCTTGAGACATATAAGGAATTACTGCCTGATAAAACTTATGATTTGATAACTCTTTGTTCTCCGCTGGGGCTTAAGGCGTCAAGTACAGGGCAAATTAAAATTCGCCATGCAAATGCCTCGTGGAACCAGTTGTATGAAGCATTGCCTAGCCTAAGCCCAGAGGGAGTATGTCTTAGTATCGTAGAACCAAACTTCTTCAATTGCCATGGCAATGATGAATTCAGGGAATACTTAAATTCTCTTGGCTTCTTTATTAAAGCAGTTTTTCGCCTGCCTAAAGATGCACTCGCTCAGACTTTAATTAGACCCATTGTGTTGCTAGTGTCAAGAAAGCAATCAGAAAATATTTTTGTATCTGAGATTATTCATCAGGAGCAAGCAAGAGAAATAGTCTCAAGGCTTAAGAAAGGCAATCAGGGTGCCTCTCTATCGGAAGGCGTGCTTGTTCGAAATTCACAATTCACTGGTATTGATTATTTAAGTGCAACGCTGAAAATCAATAGTCTTCAATCTCAGTACAAGACATATACCACCTCAACTATTGGCGAGCTGTCTATTGAAATCAATACCTGCAAGCCTGGATGCAACTTTACTGAGATAGAAAATGCCATCTATCTCAGTGCAGGAAGCTTAAAAGTAATCACCTCTTTCGCAGAGTTGCCTGACAATCATCGTTTTATCACTCAGATTGTTTTCAAAGACTTTGTCCGATGTGAGTATATTAAATGCTTCTTGGAGACGGAATATGGTCGTCTAATTCTTGAATCCGCATCGTCTGGCTCGGCAGTAAAGACATTGAGGCGAAGTGCTCTTGATTCGCTCTTGGTGCCGGAGCCTTCAATTGAGGAACAAGAGACGATCATTAAGTCGTCGGAAGTGCTACAGCGACTTACTAAAGCTATTAAGGAGTTTGAGCAAGACCTTGCTGTTAACCCGAAAAATGCCAGAGATATTATCGGACATGCTACGAATATGCTTGCTCAGATAGGCAAGATCACACTCGCTGAGCATGTTCGAGATCTAATCAGATCTGGCGAATCAAGACAGGTTGAATTTAAGCAAACCCTGTCTTGGGATGTTCGAAAAGGTGAAAAGTCAAAAGAAATTGAGAAGTCAACACTTAAAAATATTGTTGCTTTTATGAACTCCGCTGGGGGTACATTACTTATTGGAGTCCATGATAATGGCGACATACTTGGTATTGACGAGGAAGTGAATCGCATTCGCCAAGGATCATTGGACAAATTTATGCTCCATCTGAATAATTTAATAAGTTCACGAATTGGAGAGCAGTTCTACCCATTCATCTCAATAGAGATAGCTACTCTTGATGAAAAGAGAATCCTTTGTATTAACTGCAAGTCATCTCAGGAACCTTCCTATCTTGATGAAAATGATTTTTATATAAAAACACACCCTGCAACAGCTCTTCTTCAAGGCTCGAAGTTGATTGATTATGTTAGGAATCATTTTTGA
- a CDS encoding N-6 DNA methylase, with protein MSGKTTTDIVAKLWGLCNVLKDDGVTYHQYVSELTYLLFLKMAKETGTEAGIPEEWRWDALEPLSGLKQMEHYKLLLLELGSSESGASVLVQEIYANASSFVKRPVTLNKLVEEIDKLDWYSAKEEGLGDLYEGLLQKNAEEKKSGAGQYFTPRPLIDSMVAVMQPQLGDVIQDPAAGTGGFLIAARSWIANHQDIYSLTEAEQQRFYRRTFFGMEHVQDTHRLALMNLMLHNLQSTSGEGGIRYGDTMSSEGEGLPRASLMLTNPPFGTKKGGGLPSRTDFTFPTANKQFCFLQHIYRGLQPGGRAAVVLPDNVLFEGNVGRQIREDLMAKCDLHTILRLPTGIFYAQGVKTNVLFFTRGQHDQGNTDQVWVYDLRANMPKFGKRTPLTRAHFSEFEAAYGSNPYGKADRTATGPDGRWQCFSSDEIAARDFSLDLAWLRDESADDAEDLPEPEVLAQEAMDELEEALGLLGQLITEISFEAETK; from the coding sequence ATGAGCGGCAAAACCACCACCGATATCGTTGCCAAGCTTTGGGGCCTCTGCAACGTCCTCAAAGACGACGGGGTGACGTATCACCAATACGTCTCTGAGCTGACCTATCTGCTGTTTTTGAAGATGGCGAAGGAGACCGGCACAGAGGCTGGAATCCCAGAGGAATGGCGCTGGGATGCGCTCGAGCCGCTTAGCGGGCTTAAGCAGATGGAGCACTACAAGCTGCTCTTGTTGGAACTGGGGAGTTCTGAAAGCGGTGCATCGGTTTTGGTGCAGGAGATCTATGCCAACGCCAGCTCATTCGTCAAAAGGCCCGTCACGCTGAACAAGCTGGTGGAGGAGATCGACAAGCTCGATTGGTACAGCGCCAAAGAGGAAGGGTTGGGCGATCTGTACGAGGGGCTGCTGCAGAAGAACGCCGAAGAGAAGAAGTCAGGGGCAGGTCAATATTTCACGCCACGTCCACTCATCGATTCGATGGTGGCGGTGATGCAACCCCAGCTCGGAGATGTGATCCAAGATCCTGCTGCTGGTACCGGCGGTTTCTTGATTGCAGCGCGCAGCTGGATCGCCAATCACCAAGACATCTATTCACTCACGGAAGCTGAGCAACAACGCTTTTACCGGCGCACGTTCTTTGGGATGGAGCACGTGCAGGACACTCACCGCTTGGCGTTGATGAACCTGATGCTGCACAACTTGCAGTCGACAAGTGGTGAAGGTGGCATCCGCTATGGCGACACGATGAGCAGTGAGGGAGAAGGGCTGCCCAGGGCCAGTTTGATGTTGACCAACCCACCCTTTGGCACCAAAAAAGGCGGGGGGCTACCCAGCCGCACTGACTTCACCTTCCCCACCGCCAACAAGCAGTTCTGCTTCCTGCAACACATCTATCGGGGCTTGCAACCGGGCGGCCGTGCCGCTGTGGTGCTGCCCGACAACGTGTTGTTTGAAGGCAACGTGGGCCGCCAGATCAGGGAAGACCTGATGGCCAAATGCGATCTGCACACGATCCTGCGCCTACCCACCGGCATTTTCTACGCGCAGGGCGTGAAGACCAACGTGCTGTTCTTCACCCGAGGCCAACACGATCAAGGCAACACCGATCAGGTGTGGGTCTATGACCTGCGGGCCAACATGCCGAAGTTCGGCAAGCGCACCCCACTCACTCGCGCCCATTTCAGCGAGTTTGAAGCCGCCTATGGCTCTAATCCCTACGGCAAAGCTGATCGCACAGCCACCGGGCCTGATGGCCGTTGGCAATGCTTCAGCAGCGATGAAATTGCTGCCCGCGACTTCAGCTTGGATCTGGCTTGGTTGCGGGATGAGTCAGCCGATGACGCTGAAGATCTACCGGAACCTGAAGTTCTTGCTCAGGAGGCAATGGATGAGCTGGAAGAAGCATTAGGCCTTTTAGGCCAGCTAATAACCGAAATTTCCTTCGAGGCCGAAACCAAATAA
- a CDS encoding restriction endonuclease subunit S has protein sequence MTPFDRRLNTTLGEICDIASGAGFPKHLQGKTEGELAFAKVSDISEAVKSGQPLTTTKNYITTEVSKELRAKVFPPGSTLFAKIGEAIRLNRRVITAINCCADNNVMAVVPNKEISDKFIFYFLRTISFVDASRATTVPSIRKSDVECIEINLPPLQEQHRIADKLETTLAAVEACRQKLNNAAETIQRFRQSVLAAAVSGELTREWREERGIEGEWPKVSLSDHVTKPAYGTSSKSSPSGLVPVLRMGNIQNMKLDWGDLVYTSAAEEIEKYQLKKGDVLFNRTNSPELVGKTAIYNAERQAIYAGYLIRVRCNNTLLPEYLNFSLNSPQGRHYCWRVKSDGVSQSNINSKKLGSYKFGLPSIEEQEELCQQINLLLSNGEEIELKIQYSLRVLNNFTKALLAKAFRGELVPQDHNDEPASVLLERIKAQREAEAANKKPAKRGRKKKADAAQLAIPDGIADNHLAKVLEECGPLSELALLAASGLEPRIFKLQLAKELSVNGLMQVDLHGEAAYADAAWEEEL, from the coding sequence ATGACACCATTCGATCGGCGATTAAATACAACACTTGGCGAGATTTGCGATATAGCAAGTGGCGCAGGCTTTCCAAAGCATCTTCAGGGAAAAACGGAAGGTGAATTAGCATTTGCCAAAGTTTCCGACATTTCGGAAGCCGTTAAATCTGGTCAGCCCCTAACAACTACAAAAAATTACATCACCACAGAGGTTTCCAAGGAATTAAGGGCAAAAGTATTTCCACCCGGCTCAACCTTATTTGCAAAGATTGGAGAAGCAATTCGCCTCAATAGAAGGGTAATTACAGCCATCAACTGCTGTGCAGATAACAACGTAATGGCAGTTGTGCCGAACAAAGAGATAAGCGATAAATTCATTTTCTACTTCTTAAGGACGATTTCCTTCGTTGATGCCTCAAGAGCAACAACTGTTCCTTCAATACGGAAAAGCGATGTCGAGTGCATCGAAATCAACCTACCGCCACTGCAGGAGCAACACCGCATCGCCGACAAGCTCGAAACCACGCTCGCCGCCGTTGAAGCCTGCAGACAAAAGCTCAACAATGCCGCCGAAACCATCCAGCGATTCCGCCAATCCGTTCTGGCCGCAGCTGTTTCTGGTGAGCTGACGAGGGAGTGGAGAGAAGAGAGGGGGATTGAAGGGGAGTGGCCCAAAGTTTCACTATCAGACCACGTCACCAAACCCGCTTATGGGACATCGTCCAAATCCAGTCCCTCAGGATTGGTACCAGTGCTTCGGATGGGAAATATTCAAAACATGAAACTTGACTGGGGAGATCTGGTTTACACATCAGCTGCAGAAGAGATCGAAAAATACCAACTCAAAAAAGGCGATGTCCTTTTTAATCGAACAAATAGCCCAGAGCTTGTAGGCAAGACTGCTATTTACAATGCCGAAAGACAAGCCATATACGCGGGATATCTAATCAGAGTCAGATGCAACAACACATTGCTCCCGGAATACTTAAATTTCAGCTTGAACTCGCCGCAGGGCAGGCACTATTGCTGGAGGGTGAAGTCAGACGGTGTGAGCCAGTCCAATATCAACTCAAAAAAACTCGGATCTTACAAATTTGGCCTACCTAGCATTGAAGAGCAGGAAGAGCTATGTCAGCAGATAAACCTCTTACTTAGTAACGGCGAAGAGATCGAGCTGAAGATCCAATACTCATTGCGAGTTCTCAACAACTTCACCAAAGCATTACTTGCCAAAGCCTTCCGCGGCGAGCTTGTCCCGCAAGACCACAACGACGAGCCGGCCTCAGTGCTGCTGGAACGGATCAAAGCCCAACGTGAAGCAGAAGCAGCAAACAAAAAGCCAGCCAAGCGAGGCAGAAAGAAGAAGGCTGATGCTGCTCAGCTCGCCATTCCTGACGGCATTGCCGACAACCACCTCGCCAAGGTGCTTGAAGAATGCGGGCCCCTTAGTGAATTAGCTCTGCTTGCCGCTTCAGGGCTTGAACCTCGAATATTTAAGTTGCAGCTGGCGAAAGAGCTCAGCGTTAATGGGCTCATGCAGGTCGATTTGCATGGCGAAGCTGCCTATGCCGATGCAGCCTGGGAGGAGGAGTTATGA
- a CDS encoding restriction endonuclease produces the protein MSEETGLVEIPKWHQFMLPLLKVLQERGELSRNDAIEAVVQKVGLSEEQMALSQESNGKSIVRGRIGWASSYLRSAGALIGPKRGYFALGPNAQNLFGLNRPIKRADLTGFKEWQDHEASKQAKNHASSDSTADINTEDSTPEDLIEAGVKQIKEQLVSDLLDQMKEMDPHDFEGLVLDVLPAMGYGGGSRQAMQGVPRGPDGGIDGKINEDKLGLDQIYMQAKRYSENSVSSEKVQAFVGAMTSGGCRKGVFVTTSKFTADAIRFANSIRDPRLVLVDGDKLANLMIQHGVGIQTKEVIKISKIDLDFFSGGGD, from the coding sequence ATGAGCGAAGAAACAGGTTTGGTCGAAATCCCGAAGTGGCATCAATTCATGCTCCCTCTGCTGAAGGTGCTTCAGGAACGTGGTGAGCTTTCACGCAATGACGCCATCGAAGCTGTCGTTCAAAAGGTGGGCCTGAGCGAAGAACAAATGGCCCTTAGCCAAGAAAGCAATGGCAAAAGCATCGTGCGTGGCCGTATTGGCTGGGCATCGTCTTATCTGCGATCAGCTGGTGCATTGATTGGTCCAAAACGCGGTTACTTCGCCTTAGGTCCCAATGCCCAAAACCTCTTTGGCCTCAATAGGCCCATCAAACGTGCTGACCTCACGGGCTTCAAGGAATGGCAGGACCACGAAGCTTCTAAGCAAGCCAAGAACCACGCATCATCCGACTCCACTGCCGACATCAACACAGAAGACAGCACTCCAGAAGATCTGATCGAAGCGGGGGTCAAGCAGATCAAGGAGCAGTTGGTTTCTGACCTGCTGGATCAGATGAAAGAGATGGATCCTCACGACTTTGAAGGCTTGGTTTTAGACGTACTCCCTGCCATGGGCTACGGCGGTGGTTCCAGGCAAGCAATGCAAGGAGTGCCGCGTGGACCAGATGGAGGCATCGACGGCAAGATCAACGAAGACAAGCTCGGCCTTGATCAGATCTATATGCAGGCCAAGCGCTATTCAGAAAACTCAGTCTCAAGCGAGAAGGTGCAAGCTTTCGTTGGTGCCATGACCTCAGGCGGCTGCAGAAAGGGAGTCTTTGTGACCACTAGCAAGTTCACTGCTGATGCGATCCGCTTCGCCAACAGCATTCGCGATCCACGCCTTGTTCTTGTCGATGGCGACAAACTCGCCAACTTGATGATTCAGCACGGGGTTGGCATCCAAACCAAAGAGGTGATCAAGATCTCCAAGATTGATCTCGACTTCTTCTCAGGTGGTGGTGATTAG